Proteins co-encoded in one Leucobacter exalbidus genomic window:
- a CDS encoding LysR substrate-binding domain-containing protein encodes MSDIDATPLSSAAKTPPLPYTLRQLECFLAVAASGSIARAAVALNASDSAVSDSITALERALDAELFRRKRSRGATLTSDGITIVPIARRILTEGAELSASVGHELSAVVGPVRIGVIGTLASVILPRLIVATQRTYPGIHIEYRTGDLESLLTATNSGELDLVVTFDIGVPPEYPRIPITTTQAMLVVAAGHPLATRGTVSLAEVAHEPMVLLDIVASRTHTLELMSTQGITPRIQHRTTDYELCRALVGRGLGYTLLMRRDLTTEAWDGSRLAYLNIDPPPRATQILMVWPHNPIPPRVTAVLACVQQLRPEFEAAFG; translated from the coding sequence ATGAGCGACATCGATGCCACTCCACTGAGTTCTGCCGCGAAAACCCCACCCCTGCCATACACACTGCGGCAGCTCGAATGCTTCCTCGCTGTAGCTGCATCCGGATCAATTGCGCGCGCCGCAGTTGCGCTCAATGCCTCAGACTCCGCTGTGTCCGATTCCATTACCGCGCTCGAACGGGCGCTGGATGCGGAGCTATTCCGACGGAAGCGTTCCCGTGGGGCCACTCTCACATCTGACGGGATCACGATCGTTCCGATCGCGCGCCGGATACTCACCGAGGGTGCCGAGCTCAGTGCGTCTGTAGGGCACGAGCTGAGCGCGGTCGTGGGGCCCGTGCGGATCGGCGTGATCGGAACGCTTGCTAGCGTGATCCTGCCTCGCCTCATTGTCGCCACGCAACGCACCTATCCAGGGATCCACATTGAGTACCGAACGGGTGACCTCGAGAGCTTGCTGACGGCTACAAACAGCGGCGAACTCGACCTCGTCGTGACGTTTGATATCGGAGTGCCGCCAGAATACCCCCGGATCCCGATCACGACCACTCAGGCCATGCTTGTGGTCGCTGCAGGGCATCCGTTGGCTACCCGTGGAACCGTCTCTCTCGCCGAGGTTGCTCATGAACCTATGGTGTTGCTCGACATCGTGGCGAGTCGCACGCACACACTTGAGCTGATGTCCACGCAGGGCATCACACCCCGAATTCAACACCGCACGACTGACTATGAGCTCTGCCGGGCACTCGTCGGACGCGGCCTTGGCTACACGCTGCTGATGCGCCGCGACCTGACGACTGAGGCCTGGGATGGCAGCCGGCTCGCCTACTTGAATATCGATCCGCCGCCCCGCGCCACACAGATCCTTATGGTGTGGCCGCACAATCCAATTCCGCCTCGCGTTACGGCGGTGCTTGCATGCGTCCAGCAGCTGCGCCCCGAGTTTGAAGCCGCCTTCGGGTGA
- a CDS encoding 2Fe-2S iron-sulfur cluster-binding protein: MPKITYVAKDGTPVEITAEPGQSVMRTAILNGVDGIVGECGGQAMCATCHVFVEQVNGGAPDPGVLPEISDDEDEMLDCTADPRQPISRLGCQLKAGTDFNDIIVRLPETQV; the protein is encoded by the coding sequence ATGCCAAAAATTACCTATGTGGCAAAGGACGGGACCCCCGTCGAGATCACCGCCGAACCCGGGCAGAGCGTGATGCGCACGGCGATCCTCAACGGCGTTGACGGGATTGTAGGCGAATGTGGTGGCCAGGCAATGTGCGCCACCTGTCACGTTTTCGTCGAGCAGGTTAATGGAGGCGCTCCCGACCCCGGGGTCCTACCCGAGATCAGCGACGATGAGGACGAGATGCTTGACTGCACAGCCGATCCGCGTCAGCCCATCAGCCGATTAGGGTGTCAGCTCAAGGCTGGTACCGATTTCAACGACATCATTGTGCGACTCCCCGAAACGCAGGTGTGA
- a CDS encoding NAD(P)/FAD-dependent oxidoreductase, with the protein MRGNVVVIGAGQAGLTAAVTLRERGWSGEIHLIGEEAEDPYQRPPLSKGYLHGSESRSDLLLRSPDALARDGILFHRGSQAISIDRKACVVTLDSGVALKYEALILATGSQPRQLTLPGSELAGIHSVRTIADCDELRADLANGGDTVFIGGGFLNLEVAIEAKRYGAVTVLEMAPQILGRVLSREAANVLAEYHEGLGIRISCGAEIVGLTDSHEGADSAPRRVTGVQLSDGSVIQAERVVVAIGAEPRDELAQSTGIEVSGGIVVNSSLRTSDERIFAIGDCARFPSVHAGAKMRVESVQNATDQARFVAAQLTGTASDRYDDVPWFWSTQGERRLQIAGIAHPSDEARVTLAEEGGKLVVERIRDGEVVAVETINAPGPHMRARRALAISEATVA; encoded by the coding sequence ATGCGCGGCAACGTAGTTGTGATCGGTGCGGGCCAAGCAGGACTGACCGCGGCTGTAACGCTGCGAGAGCGTGGCTGGTCTGGCGAGATTCATCTCATCGGGGAAGAGGCAGAAGATCCGTACCAGCGGCCTCCGCTTTCGAAGGGCTATCTGCATGGGAGTGAGAGCCGTAGCGACCTCCTCCTGCGCTCCCCTGACGCGCTCGCCCGAGACGGGATTCTGTTCCATCGCGGGAGCCAGGCAATCAGCATTGATCGTAAAGCCTGTGTCGTGACTCTTGATTCCGGTGTAGCGCTGAAGTACGAGGCATTGATCCTTGCAACGGGGTCTCAGCCCAGGCAGCTCACCCTGCCAGGAAGCGAGCTGGCTGGAATCCACTCAGTGCGCACGATTGCCGACTGCGATGAGCTCCGCGCTGATCTCGCCAACGGCGGCGACACGGTGTTTATCGGCGGTGGTTTCCTCAACCTCGAGGTTGCCATAGAAGCCAAACGGTACGGGGCCGTCACTGTTCTCGAGATGGCCCCCCAGATCCTTGGTCGGGTGTTGAGTCGAGAAGCGGCAAATGTTCTCGCCGAATACCACGAAGGGCTCGGGATTCGGATTAGCTGTGGCGCTGAGATCGTCGGCCTCACGGACTCACACGAGGGAGCAGATTCAGCGCCCCGCAGAGTCACCGGGGTGCAGCTGTCAGACGGCAGCGTAATCCAGGCTGAACGCGTAGTTGTGGCTATCGGTGCCGAACCACGTGATGAGCTTGCCCAGTCAACGGGCATCGAAGTCTCTGGCGGGATCGTAGTTAATTCGTCTCTGCGTACGAGCGATGAACGGATCTTCGCAATTGGGGACTGCGCCCGTTTCCCTAGTGTGCATGCCGGGGCGAAGATGCGTGTCGAATCGGTACAGAATGCGACGGATCAAGCTCGCTTCGTCGCCGCGCAACTCACCGGCACCGCATCAGACCGTTACGATGACGTGCCGTGGTTCTGGAGCACCCAGGGGGAACGACGGCTGCAGATCGCGGGCATCGCCCACCCCAGCGATGAGGCCAGGGTTACACTCGCCGAGGAGGGCGGCAAACTAG